TTGCCGAACATCTCCGAGCTCGACGCCTGGTAGAAGCGCACCCGGCCCATGTCGTTCTGGGTGTGGATCCTGATCGCCTCGAGCATGCGCAGGACGCCCATGCCGGTGATCTCGCCGGTGAGCTCGGCCTGCTTCCAGGACAACCCGACGAAGCTGATCGCGCCGAGGTTGTAGACCTCGTCCGGCTGGGAGATCTCCAGCGCGGAGATCAGGCTGGCCAGGTCGCGCAGGTCGCCCTCGAGGAGGTGGGCGGACGGTACGACGTCGTTGACGCGTTCGGCCTTGGGGTTGCTCTGCCCGTTGACGAGGCCGAACACCTCGTATCCCTTCGCCGCGAGGAGCTCGCCGAGGTAGAGGCCGTCCTGGCCGGTGATGCCGGTGATGAGAACGCGTGGCACGTGCCGTCCTGCCGTCTCGTCCATGGGTGCGAAGGTGTGCGCATGCGTACCACATCGCCTTCGTATTTGGGGACGGTAGTGTCCCGTCACACGTTCTTAACCCCGTGGGCGTAGTGTTCGGCGGAAGAGTTGGAGTGCCCGGAACAACCCTGGAGGCGAGGCGCAGGTGTCACCGCGAGTACTGATCGACGGTACCGATCGCGGGGGCGTCAACCGGTACGTCGACGGCCTGGTGAGGGCGTTGGACAAGGCGGGTGCCGACATCGGGGTCGCGTGCCAGCGTGCCGACGCCGACCGCTACGGCCGGATGGCGCCGGGCGCGGCGATCATCATGGGTCCCACCGCGATCGCCCACCGTCCCGCACGTCTCGCCTGGGAGCAGACCGGCCTGCCGGTCGTCGCCGAGTCGTTCGGCGCCGACGTCATCCACGCGCCGTTCTACACGATGCCGGTACGCGCGGGCCGCCCGACGGTCGTCACGGTGCACGACGTCACGGTGTTCACCAAGCCCGAGCTCATCCCGCCGGTCAAGGCGACGTTCCTGCGCTCGGCGATCCGCACCGCGGTCCGGCGCGCGACCCGCATCATCGTGCCGTCCAAGGCGACGCGTGACGAGCTCGTCGAGCACCTGTCGTCCGACCCCACGAAGATCGACGTCGCCTACCACGGCGTCGACCACCAGCTGTTCCACCGGCCGGAGTGCGCGGACTGCGAGCGCGTGTCCAACCGGCTCGGCCTGCACGGCCAGCCGTACATCGCGT
Above is a window of Streptosporangiales bacterium DNA encoding:
- a CDS encoding glycosyltransferase, with the protein product MSPRVLIDGTDRGGVNRYVDGLVRALDKAGADIGVACQRADADRYGRMAPGAAIIMGPTAIAHRPARLAWEQTGLPVVAESFGADVIHAPFYTMPVRAGRPTVVTVHDVTVFTKPELIPPVKATFLRSAIRTAVRRATRIIVPSKATRDELVEHLSSDPTKIDVAYHGVDHQLFHRPECADCERVSNRLGLHGQPYIAFLGGFEPRKNVPDLIRGWVSAVADRDEPPALVLAGSRGNDDAVDDAAAQVPEHLRLIRPGFLRYVDLPAYLGGAVVVAFPSHGEGFGLPVLEAMACGAPVLTTHRTSLPEVGGDAVAYTEPDPDSIAAGLTDLLDDPDRRTALANAGYERSQEFTWQISAETHLASYRRAVGE